A genomic stretch from Candidatus Methanomassiliicoccus intestinalis Issoire-Mx1 includes:
- a CDS encoding MBL fold metallo-hydrolase, with protein MSLKSEIMPELQTTRLTFLGTGGGRFATMYQARATGGIYLADTLRLHIDPGPSALYNMKRLSIDPIKTDGILLSHCHPDHYSDAEILTEGMSHGGIVKRGALIGSKSVILGEGEFDSPISNYHRSICARVSAVSAGDRFRIGNMVIDATPTQHSDPYGVGFRIHTRNGIISYVSDSEITDKVIAAHRGARVLILNLTRPLCAKVPFHLCTEEAAVFAREIVPEMVILTHLGMKLLREGVDKQVKYIKENSGTRVLAGEDLMKISIGKDITVKRFQDPTNHYTSYPKYD; from the coding sequence ATGAGCTTAAAGTCCGAGATCATGCCAGAATTACAGACTACCAGATTAACGTTCTTAGGAACGGGCGGAGGCCGCTTTGCTACAATGTACCAAGCCAGGGCAACCGGCGGCATCTATCTGGCAGATACTCTTCGGCTGCACATCGATCCCGGTCCTTCAGCCTTGTACAATATGAAACGTCTTTCAATTGATCCCATAAAAACAGACGGCATACTGCTTTCACACTGTCATCCAGATCATTATTCTGATGCAGAAATTCTAACAGAGGGAATGAGCCACGGCGGAATAGTTAAACGAGGTGCGCTTATAGGAAGCAAAAGTGTCATACTGGGTGAAGGTGAATTTGACTCTCCGATTTCTAATTATCACCGCTCGATCTGCGCCAGAGTATCAGCAGTCTCTGCCGGCGACCGTTTCCGCATTGGTAATATGGTAATTGATGCTACGCCAACACAGCATTCAGATCCTTATGGCGTAGGATTTAGGATTCATACACGCAACGGCATAATCTCTTACGTCAGCGACAGTGAGATAACTGACAAGGTGATCGCAGCTCATCGGGGAGCACGCGTTCTCATTCTTAATTTGACAAGACCTTTGTGTGCGAAAGTTCCTTTCCATTTGTGCACGGAAGAAGCAGCAGTCTTTGCTAGAGAAATCGTTCCCGAGATGGTTATCCTAACGCATCTTGGAATGAAACTTCTGCGTGAGGGAGTGGATAAGCAGGTCAAGTATATTAAAGAAAATTCTGGGACAAGGGTACTGGCTGGAGAAGACCTTATGAAAATCTCCATAGGCAAGGACATCACTGTCAAACGCTTCCAAGATCCTACTAATCATTATACCTCTTATCCTAAATATGATTGA
- a CDS encoding GTP-binding protein produces MIICQIAGFLGSGKTTLLIRLGTALSAKGKRVAIIVNEVGEVGVDGSVIDSSGLKSVELAEGCICCSLSGSLQHTLKQIKNDYDPDLIIIEPTGIAFPTKIVQLVRTAMVGEEKMITISLIDAFRAVNLFKEAELFVSRQIAGADIVAVNKIDAVDEDTIKETEKIVKKVNREAQIVFISAKNGDGVDNLIKLLEAA; encoded by the coding sequence ATGATAATCTGCCAGATAGCCGGTTTTTTAGGCAGCGGAAAAACAACTCTGCTGATCAGATTAGGTACAGCACTTAGTGCTAAAGGGAAACGCGTAGCTATTATTGTTAATGAAGTGGGCGAAGTAGGCGTTGACGGCTCAGTGATTGATTCCAGCGGGCTGAAGTCCGTTGAACTTGCAGAAGGTTGCATCTGCTGCTCGTTATCAGGCAGTCTGCAGCATACTCTGAAACAAATTAAAAATGATTACGATCCAGACTTGATTATAATCGAACCTACGGGAATAGCCTTTCCAACCAAGATAGTGCAGCTGGTAAGGACGGCCATGGTCGGTGAAGAGAAGATGATTACCATCTCTCTGATCGATGCTTTCCGGGCCGTTAATCTGTTTAAGGAAGCAGAGCTGTTTGTAAGCAGGCAGATTGCAGGTGCTGATATCGTAGCAGTGAATAAGATCGATGCAGTCGATGAAGATACGATCAAAGAAACAGAAAAAATCGTTAAAAAAGTAAACAGGGAAGCCCAGATCGTATTCATTTCTGCTAAAAATGGGGATGGAGTAGACAATCTGATTAAACTCTTGGAGGCGGCATGA
- a CDS encoding methylamine methyltransferase corrinoid protein reductive activase, producing the protein MVYDMYGVSIDVGTSGMRMHAVDLDSKKIHSTAITVRHPVPGANVVDHLTFCIEVDQNLANRLLIDTANRLMQELDIDLNKVERVAVCGNPIQLSMFQNMEVRDLAYVGENTLKSKGVEPQKRDAKVIPAVDLGLNLREGVPVYIPPAIRHEIGADALAMMYKTGLLEREDNVLVTDYGTNAEMALKVGDEILTGSAAAGPAIEGQQIKSGMLASPGAISDVESEFYWKCKVLGDDMLVGEGDSIEINTGTVIEEGPMHGMAKGITGTGVIAAIATALENGEIVKSKITTTDGCLHLQDGVIITQDDFLEAAKTFGAMRAGHFTLLETAGIKFDELDTMFMSGASGTYVDALKAQRVGLLPPSVDTIYQFGNTSLSMATDIVKDPEMVDKLQSLANSIRANHIMFATDKIFESVFIQELAYWQEGMPIETYNMMLELSDIQPLPTTIKPAEVIKVVQRDIPDLGDKGLKVLREIGIGLKRSFSGCTGCQKCVKECPEDAISVNDAAEGYEIQVLSDRCNGTACLRCERACPQKCFQIKDLQRSSVSAE; encoded by the coding sequence ATGGTGTATGATATGTATGGAGTTTCAATAGATGTAGGAACCAGCGGTATGAGAATGCACGCTGTGGATTTGGACAGCAAGAAAATACATTCTACGGCAATAACAGTCCGTCACCCCGTGCCTGGTGCAAATGTTGTTGATCATCTTACTTTCTGTATCGAAGTCGATCAGAATTTAGCAAACAGACTTTTGATCGACACAGCAAACCGCCTGATGCAGGAACTTGATATCGACCTCAACAAAGTCGAAAGGGTAGCTGTCTGCGGAAATCCAATTCAGCTTTCTATGTTTCAGAATATGGAAGTCAGAGATCTTGCATATGTCGGAGAGAACACGCTCAAATCAAAAGGTGTAGAACCTCAGAAAAGAGATGCGAAGGTCATACCTGCTGTTGACTTGGGCTTGAATCTGCGTGAAGGTGTTCCAGTATACATTCCTCCTGCCATCAGGCATGAAATCGGAGCAGATGCTCTTGCCATGATGTATAAGACCGGGCTTCTGGAACGTGAAGACAATGTCCTAGTTACTGACTATGGTACAAATGCAGAAATGGCTCTGAAGGTTGGAGATGAAATTCTCACAGGTTCCGCTGCCGCTGGTCCTGCCATAGAAGGGCAGCAGATTAAGTCCGGTATGCTTGCTTCTCCAGGTGCCATTTCCGATGTTGAGTCTGAATTCTACTGGAAATGCAAAGTTCTTGGAGATGACATGCTTGTAGGAGAAGGAGACTCTATCGAAATCAATACCGGAACCGTAATTGAAGAAGGTCCTATGCATGGCATGGCAAAAGGAATTACAGGAACTGGTGTGATCGCTGCTATCGCCACTGCTCTTGAAAACGGAGAGATTGTAAAATCCAAGATCACCACGACTGACGGCTGCCTGCACCTTCAGGACGGGGTCATCATCACACAGGATGATTTCTTAGAGGCTGCCAAGACATTCGGTGCCATGAGAGCCGGACATTTCACTCTGCTTGAGACTGCTGGAATTAAATTTGATGAGCTTGACACAATGTTCATGAGCGGGGCATCCGGTACATATGTGGATGCTTTGAAGGCTCAGAGAGTCGGTCTGCTTCCGCCCTCAGTTGATACAATATATCAGTTCGGCAACACTTCTCTCTCTATGGCTACAGATATTGTCAAAGATCCAGAAATGGTTGATAAACTGCAGTCTCTCGCAAATTCGATCAGAGCCAATCATATTATGTTTGCTACCGACAAGATCTTTGAGTCTGTGTTCATTCAAGAACTGGCTTACTGGCAGGAAGGTATGCCGATAGAGACATACAACATGATGCTGGAGCTGTCAGACATTCAGCCCCTGCCGACTACAATCAAACCGGCTGAAGTCATTAAAGTCGTGCAGAGAGATATTCCCGATCTGGGAGATAAGGGACTTAAAGTTCTTCGTGAAATTGGTATCGGTTTAAAGAGATCATTCAGCGGATGCACAGGCTGTCAGAAGTGCGTTAAAGAATGTCCAGAAGATGCAATTTCTGTAAATGATGCTGCAGAAGGCTATGAAATTCAGGTACTTTCAGACCGCTGCAATGGAACTGCCTGTCTGAGATGTGAGCGCGCCTGCCCTCAGAAATGCTTCCAGATCAAAGATCTGCAGAGAAGTTCAGTTAGTGCTGAATAA
- a CDS encoding cupin domain-containing protein produces MEELYTQEFTTPPNHKGFSAKKLFDENGKIKWGAIAYIDKDGGGPEGNHTHKENHIFIVVDGEAKIILGEQTFIVRKNESFFVNGMIPHSIWNNTDQTTVVIKISTESEAE; encoded by the coding sequence ATGGAGGAATTATACACGCAGGAGTTTACTACACCGCCTAATCACAAAGGATTTTCGGCCAAAAAACTATTTGATGAAAATGGAAAAATCAAATGGGGAGCAATCGCCTATATCGATAAGGACGGTGGCGGGCCGGAGGGAAACCATACACACAAAGAGAATCATATTTTTATTGTTGTTGACGGAGAGGCAAAGATCATACTTGGGGAGCAGACGTTTATCGTCAGAAAAAATGAATCTTTTTTTGTAAACGGTATGATACCTCATTCCATATGGAATAATACCGATCAAACGACTGTCGTGATTAAAATTTCTACTGAAAGTGAAGCGGAGTGA